Proteins found in one Timaviella obliquedivisa GSE-PSE-MK23-08B genomic segment:
- a CDS encoding RluA family pseudouridine synthase, with protein sequence MPRDDLGEVPTYYYEGRCPQSSTRLRLPRTREVEAIAHILMKQLSCNERYVHEGKMYGILLAESTTGEQQVLKAFSGLLNGLSEVEGWVPPIPGRDRVASLEAETLAILADLKQEITTLQQIPERHQYQALAHEFEARLQTLAVIHKQQKEQRQRDRQTTNDLHTLRKLEQQSQQNGIERRNLKRNRDTVIQPLKQIIEQADMRICELKKQRKARSQTLQSQLYENYRLINFLGTSATLQQLMPAGMPTGTGDCCAPKLLHHAATHHLKPIAMAEFWWGTAAADKVPGKFYGACADRCQPLMGFLLSGLPATELSILHEDPWLIVVDKPPGLLSVPGRYGDRQDSVLTRLHLQGKTVFPVHRLDQETSGVLVLAKDQKTHRHLSQQFQQRQIYKKYEAVLAGALLPQQGTIELPIWGDPQERPRQKVDWQRGKPSITKFRVIDETKNGTRVELIPVTGRTHQLRVHAVEGLGMPILGDRLYGCVAAATRLHLHAQELHFEHPQLQKTIIIATPTNQSTV encoded by the coding sequence ATGCCTAGAGACGACTTGGGTGAGGTGCCGACCTATTACTATGAAGGACGTTGTCCTCAAAGTAGTACGCGGTTGCGACTACCTCGGACACGAGAGGTAGAAGCGATCGCTCACATCTTAATGAAACAGCTTTCCTGTAATGAGCGATATGTCCATGAAGGAAAAATGTATGGCATATTATTAGCAGAATCTACAACAGGTGAACAACAAGTTCTCAAAGCATTTTCAGGTTTATTGAATGGTTTATCTGAGGTAGAAGGATGGGTGCCGCCCATACCTGGACGTGACCGAGTCGCGAGTTTAGAAGCCGAGACTTTGGCAATTCTAGCCGACCTAAAACAAGAAATAACTACCTTACAGCAAATCCCAGAGCGGCATCAATATCAGGCTTTAGCCCACGAGTTTGAGGCTCGTTTGCAAACACTAGCAGTGATTCATAAGCAACAGAAAGAACAACGGCAGCGCGATCGCCAAACTACCAATGATTTACATACTCTAAGAAAATTAGAGCAGCAGAGCCAGCAGAACGGAATAGAACGACGCAATCTGAAACGAAATCGAGACACAGTTATTCAGCCACTTAAACAAATCATTGAACAAGCAGATATGCGGATTTGTGAACTAAAAAAGCAACGGAAAGCGCGATCGCAAACACTTCAATCTCAACTGTATGAAAACTATCGTCTGATCAACTTTCTGGGCACATCCGCTACACTTCAGCAACTCATGCCTGCTGGAATGCCGACTGGAACAGGAGATTGCTGTGCCCCTAAACTATTGCACCACGCCGCTACTCATCATCTTAAGCCCATTGCCATGGCTGAATTTTGGTGGGGCACGGCTGCTGCTGACAAAGTGCCAGGAAAATTCTATGGAGCTTGTGCCGATCGCTGTCAGCCTTTAATGGGTTTTTTACTATCCGGGTTGCCTGCCACAGAACTCTCCATCCTTCACGAAGACCCGTGGTTAATTGTGGTAGATAAACCTCCTGGATTATTATCTGTACCTGGGCGATATGGCGATCGCCAAGACAGCGTTTTGACTCGTCTGCACCTCCAGGGTAAAACAGTCTTTCCAGTGCATCGCCTCGACCAAGAGACATCGGGAGTTTTAGTGCTGGCGAAAGATCAAAAAACTCATCGTCATCTCAGCCAGCAGTTTCAACAGCGACAGATTTATAAAAAGTATGAGGCTGTTTTGGCAGGAGCACTCTTGCCCCAGCAAGGCACCATCGAACTCCCGATTTGGGGAGATCCGCAAGAGCGCCCTCGGCAAAAAGTTGATTGGCAACGGGGAAAGCCGAGTATTACAAAGTTTCGAGTCATAGACGAAACAAAAAACGGAACACGGGTAGAACTTATCCCTGTGACGGGGCGAACACATCAGCTTAGAGTTCATGCGGTTGAAGGATTGGGAATGCCAATTTTGGGCGATCGCCTCTATGGATGCGTTGCAGCGGCAACGCGACTCCATCTCCATGCCCAAGAACTGCATTTTGAACATCCACAATTACAAAAAACAATTATCATTGCCACCCCAACGAATCAGAGTACAGTATAA
- a CDS encoding DUF4126 domain-containing protein — MLAISLSAAAGFRVFVPLLALSAASVLGHVDLPPNFDWIENPQALGLFSIACVLEIIGYSIPWVDHLLDILATPAAIITGTIVAASVAPEMDPLVKWTLALAAGGGTAGLTKGLMNILRATSTAVSGGLTNPIFSALELVAAAVLSALALTVPAIAIAVVIGAIGFAVYKIRLLVKTPDRPTNA, encoded by the coding sequence ATGCTTGCCATTAGTTTAAGCGCTGCTGCTGGCTTTCGAGTATTTGTGCCACTGCTAGCTTTGAGTGCTGCTTCTGTCTTAGGTCATGTTGATTTGCCTCCTAATTTTGACTGGATCGAGAATCCTCAAGCGTTAGGGCTATTTTCGATCGCCTGTGTTTTAGAAATCATTGGCTACTCTATTCCCTGGGTAGATCATTTACTCGATATTCTCGCTACACCCGCTGCTATCATCACAGGCACCATTGTTGCTGCATCCGTTGCACCCGAAATGGATCCACTGGTGAAGTGGACATTGGCGCTGGCAGCAGGTGGTGGCACAGCAGGACTCACTAAGGGCTTAATGAATATTCTCCGCGCTACCTCAACAGCCGTTTCAGGCGGATTGACGAATCCAATTTTCTCAGCATTGGAGTTAGTGGCAGCAGCGGTGTTATCAGCGTTGGCACTTACTGTCCCGGCGATCGCAATTGCCGTTGTTATTGGGGCGATCGGTTTTGCGGTCTACAAAATCAGATTACTGGTCAAGACTCCAGACCGCCCGACCAATGCCTAG
- a CDS encoding agmatinase family protein, protein MATKEEILRTYDPNAIGVDNGNLLGLPFDYDSAEIIIFGVPWEVTVSYGAGTAAAPQVVLEASRQLDVFDFDNPDGWKQGIFMAEIPTEIQQKSTLVRQDAKQIIDCLERGDRVEDDPALAQLLQTINQECQTVNQWLFNQSQSALKQGKRVAVIGGDHSVPLGYLQALAGQYPDFGILHIDAHADLRDAYEGFQYSHASIMFNALKIPQISKLVQVGVRDLCQEEVTLIRESDGRVSAYYDPMLKQKLYAGTTWLDLCKQIVAELPQQVYVSFDVDGLDPKLCPNTGTPVPGGLELEQTFCLFREVVNSGRQLIGFDVSEVGNGEWDGNVGARAVYKLCNLMGL, encoded by the coding sequence ATGGCAACTAAAGAAGAAATCCTTAGGACTTACGACCCCAATGCTATTGGGGTTGATAATGGTAACCTGCTAGGATTGCCGTTTGATTACGACTCGGCAGAGATCATTATTTTTGGTGTGCCTTGGGAAGTCACGGTTTCCTATGGTGCTGGAACCGCTGCTGCCCCACAGGTTGTTTTAGAGGCTTCTCGGCAATTGGATGTATTTGATTTTGATAATCCTGATGGCTGGAAGCAGGGAATTTTTATGGCAGAAATTCCGACAGAGATTCAGCAGAAAAGTACGTTAGTGCGGCAAGATGCAAAGCAGATCATTGACTGTTTAGAGAGAGGCGATCGCGTTGAAGATGATCCTGCCCTGGCTCAACTCCTCCAAACCATTAATCAGGAATGCCAAACCGTTAACCAATGGCTATTCAACCAATCCCAATCTGCTCTGAAACAAGGTAAACGAGTTGCAGTCATTGGCGGTGATCACAGCGTTCCTTTGGGCTATCTGCAAGCACTAGCTGGACAGTATCCTGACTTTGGTATTTTGCATATCGATGCCCATGCAGACTTACGTGATGCCTACGAGGGATTTCAGTATTCTCATGCATCTATTATGTTTAATGCATTAAAGATTCCTCAGATATCCAAACTCGTTCAGGTTGGTGTTCGGGATCTGTGTCAAGAGGAAGTAACTTTGATCCGAGAATCGGACGGACGAGTTTCTGCCTATTACGATCCCATGCTGAAGCAAAAGCTATACGCTGGCACGACTTGGCTGGATCTGTGCAAACAAATCGTCGCCGAACTTCCTCAACAAGTCTATGTCAGCTTTGATGTCGATGGACTAGACCCCAAACTTTGCCCCAATACAGGCACACCTGTTCCTGGCGGGCTGGAGCTAGAACAGACCTTTTGCTTATTCCGTGAAGTGGTAAACAGCGGGCGACAGTTGATTGGGTTTGATGTTTCTGAGGTGGGGAATGGGGAATGGGATGGCAATGTGGGGGCAAGGGCAGTTTACAAACTATGCAATTTAATGGGACTTTAG
- a CDS encoding thiamine-phosphate kinase encodes MSERVEDLGEQGLLARLLPFCADVVGDDGALMPIAPGQSLVVTTDLLVDGVHFSDRTTPAAAAGWRAAAANLSDLAAMGATPLGVTVGLSLPGSIKISWVEQLYQGLTACLGKYNTPIVGGDICRAGVVTVAIAAFGQVFPNRAIRRNAAQPGDAIVVTGSHGASKAGLELLLHPEQGSELEERDRQMLLKKHQYPVPRFDALAAIEEILLSEKLMQVTESSVRIAGMDSSDGLADAVLQICRASGVGAAIDRRKISLPSCFKTWLSEPQALNWALYGGEDFELVLCLAPHLAQMLVQRLSEDAAIIGTITQKTGVVLTDSYGTHPHEELNLTRGFQHF; translated from the coding sequence ATGAGTGAACGGGTGGAAGATTTAGGGGAGCAGGGGTTGCTGGCGCGGCTCCTGCCCTTTTGTGCCGATGTGGTAGGGGATGATGGGGCGTTGATGCCGATCGCCCCTGGTCAATCGCTGGTAGTAACGACAGATCTATTAGTAGACGGGGTGCATTTTAGCGATCGCACCACGCCTGCTGCTGCCGCGGGTTGGCGAGCCGCCGCCGCTAATTTGTCGGACTTGGCGGCAATGGGGGCAACGCCTTTAGGCGTTACGGTGGGGTTGAGTTTACCCGGTTCTATCAAGATTTCTTGGGTAGAGCAACTTTATCAAGGGCTGACAGCTTGTTTGGGCAAGTATAATACGCCAATTGTAGGCGGAGATATTTGTCGGGCAGGAGTAGTAACAGTGGCGATCGCAGCATTTGGGCAAGTCTTTCCCAATCGCGCGATTCGACGGAATGCAGCACAGCCTGGGGATGCCATTGTTGTGACGGGATCCCACGGGGCATCGAAGGCAGGTTTGGAGCTTTTGTTGCATCCTGAGCAGGGTAGCGAGTTGGAAGAGCGCGATCGCCAGATGTTGCTCAAGAAACATCAATATCCCGTGCCCCGATTCGATGCTTTGGCTGCCATAGAAGAAATTTTGCTATCTGAAAAGTTAATGCAGGTTACCGAGTCCTCTGTCCGAATTGCCGGCATGGATAGCAGTGATGGCTTGGCAGATGCAGTGTTGCAGATTTGTCGGGCGAGCGGCGTGGGGGCAGCGATCGATCGCCGGAAAATCTCTCTGCCGTCGTGCTTTAAAACCTGGCTTTCAGAGCCGCAGGCGCTGAACTGGGCATTGTACGGCGGCGAAGATTTTGAGCTAGTGCTGTGTTTAGCTCCCCATCTGGCGCAAATGCTAGTACAACGCTTGAGCGAAGATGCCGCAATTATCGGCACAATTACTCAAAAAACAGGTGTTGTCCTGACCGATAGCTACGGTACTCATCCCCATGAAGAGTTGAATTTAACGAGAGGTTTCCAACATTTTTGA
- a CDS encoding peptidylprolyl isomerase, whose amino-acid sequence MIRTPANLGISSIGLRLAAALRNGLLTLLLATVLLSSSVAWARPAAASLLASLPPGNAITDGKALLRYSLPIDNKPVRELQTSLERMTDAIRARRLAALNRNLDTAQKVLERKQTELLASIPEDKKPRAEELIAEMRSGVEEMRADVEAKDKDAIWTKRSALLNRVGELEELMVTKFPFEVPEEYSNLPQLKGRATVAIETTKGTMTVVVDGYNAPITAGNFVDLVQRGFYDGLEFTRAEDFYVVQIGDPPGKEDGFTDPKTQKYRTIPMEVMVDGDSKPIYGITLEDAGLYTAAPALPFSSYGALGMARPADNVDGGSSQFFFFLFEAELTPAGRNLMDGRYAVFGYVTENNDVLRELKQGDKIISAKVIQGAENLMQPEL is encoded by the coding sequence ATGATTAGAACTCCTGCCAATTTAGGAATATCCTCAATTGGGCTGCGGCTGGCGGCTGCGCTCCGAAATGGTTTGCTGACTTTGCTGCTTGCAACGGTGTTACTTAGCAGCAGCGTGGCGTGGGCTCGTCCGGCAGCAGCTAGCTTGCTCGCTTCTTTGCCTCCTGGTAACGCCATTACAGATGGCAAAGCGCTGTTGCGTTATTCTTTGCCTATCGATAATAAGCCTGTACGGGAATTGCAAACCAGCCTGGAGCGAATGACGGATGCCATCCGAGCCAGGCGGCTAGCAGCGCTGAATCGCAATTTAGACACGGCGCAGAAAGTTTTAGAGCGAAAGCAGACAGAGCTATTGGCAAGCATTCCTGAAGATAAAAAGCCCCGTGCCGAAGAGCTAATTGCTGAGATGCGATCGGGCGTTGAGGAGATGCGCGCCGATGTCGAAGCAAAGGATAAGGATGCCATTTGGACAAAGCGATCGGCGTTGTTGAATCGTGTTGGTGAGCTTGAAGAACTGATGGTGACGAAGTTTCCCTTTGAGGTGCCTGAGGAATACAGCAATTTGCCTCAACTGAAGGGTCGGGCAACAGTGGCGATCGAAACTACAAAGGGCACGATGACAGTGGTAGTGGATGGCTACAACGCTCCCATCACAGCCGGGAATTTTGTCGATTTGGTGCAGCGAGGCTTCTATGACGGGTTAGAGTTTACGCGGGCAGAAGATTTCTACGTGGTGCAAATTGGTGATCCTCCAGGAAAGGAAGATGGCTTTACTGACCCCAAGACGCAGAAATATCGCACGATTCCCATGGAAGTAATGGTAGATGGAGACAGCAAGCCTATCTATGGCATTACCCTAGAAGATGCTGGGCTTTATACGGCTGCGCCTGCTTTGCCTTTCTCGTCCTATGGTGCTTTAGGAATGGCGCGTCCGGCAGATAATGTCGATGGCGGTTCTTCACAGTTTTTCTTTTTCTTATTTGAAGCCGAGTTAACCCCTGCTGGACGCAACCTCATGGATGGTCGCTATGCTGTGTTTGGCTATGTAACTGAGAATAATGATGTATTGAGAGAACTAAAGCAGGGCGACAAGATTATTTCTGCCAAGGTGATTCAAGGAGCAGAAAACTTGATGCAGCCTGAATTGTAG
- the efp gene encoding elongation factor P: MISSNDFRPGVSIEIDGAVWKVVEFLHVKPGKGSAFVRTKLKNAQTGSVIERTFRAGETLPQATLEKSVMQHTYKEGDELVFMDMETYDEGRLTAAQIGSGVKYLKEGMEVSVVKWGAQVMEVELPNTVVLEITQTDPGVKGDTATGGTKPAIVETGAQVMVPLFITTGERIKIDTRTDSYLGRETS, from the coding sequence ATGATTTCTAGTAACGATTTTCGTCCCGGTGTCAGTATTGAGATAGATGGTGCAGTTTGGAAAGTTGTGGAGTTTCTCCATGTCAAGCCTGGTAAAGGCTCAGCTTTTGTGCGTACCAAGTTAAAAAATGCCCAAACGGGAAGCGTTATCGAACGCACCTTCCGTGCAGGTGAAACCTTGCCCCAAGCCACTCTTGAAAAAAGCGTGATGCAGCATACTTATAAAGAAGGGGATGAGTTAGTCTTCATGGATATGGAGACCTATGACGAAGGTCGTTTAACAGCCGCTCAGATTGGTTCTGGCGTTAAATACCTAAAGGAAGGCATGGAAGTCAGTGTCGTCAAGTGGGGCGCACAGGTGATGGAAGTAGAACTTCCTAACACGGTTGTGCTTGAAATTACCCAAACTGATCCGGGTGTTAAAGGTGATACTGCGACAGGCGGCACCAAACCTGCGATCGTTGAAACAGGTGCCCAAGTCATGGTGCCCCTCTTCATCACGACTGGAGAACGGATCAAAATCGACACCCGTACCGACTCTTATTTAGGTCGAGAAACCAGCTAG
- the accB gene encoding acetyl-CoA carboxylase biotin carboxyl carrier protein, with product MELDFNGLRELLAAINQTDVSEFILKKGDFELVVRKGGAPSYSAPSSLPIPEPSAAVSLPPVALPPPVAPQPLAVSPLADKLAEVTSPMVGTFYSAPGPDEPAFVRVGDRIRLGQTVCIIEAMKLMNELEAEVAGEVVEILTQNGEPVEYGQVLMRVKSA from the coding sequence GTGGAACTAGACTTTAACGGACTCCGAGAATTACTGGCAGCCATTAATCAGACAGATGTCTCAGAGTTCATCTTGAAGAAGGGCGATTTTGAGCTAGTTGTGCGTAAAGGAGGAGCACCATCCTACTCTGCACCCTCTAGCCTTCCCATTCCTGAGCCGTCGGCAGCCGTGTCTTTACCGCCTGTAGCTCTGCCGCCCCCTGTTGCACCACAGCCTCTTGCCGTTTCACCCTTGGCTGACAAGCTAGCAGAAGTCACTTCTCCCATGGTCGGTACATTTTATAGTGCGCCAGGGCCAGACGAGCCTGCCTTTGTGCGAGTGGGCGATCGCATTCGTCTTGGGCAAACCGTCTGCATCATCGAAGCCATGAAGCTTATGAACGAGTTGGAAGCGGAAGTAGCAGGCGAGGTCGTTGAGATCTTGACACAGAATGGCGAACCTGTGGAGTACGGACAAGTCTTGATGCGGGTAAAGTCAGCTTGA
- the recR gene encoding recombination mediator RecR codes for MSVYTRPLARLIEQLQHLPGVGPKTAQRLALHILRRPEAEVEALAQALIEAKQQVGMCSVCFHLSAEPVCDICRSPSRDSSTLCVVSDSRDVIALERTREYPGKYHVLGGLISPMDGIGPDQLNITPLVRRVSQQSIKEVIMAISPSVEGETTTLYVGQLIKPFTKVTRIAFGLPMGGDLEYADEVTLARALEGRREI; via the coding sequence CTGTCAGTTTATACTCGCCCACTCGCTCGATTAATTGAGCAACTTCAACACTTGCCTGGTGTCGGACCTAAAACCGCCCAAAGGCTAGCTTTGCACATTCTACGGCGACCCGAAGCAGAAGTCGAAGCACTCGCCCAAGCCCTGATCGAGGCTAAGCAGCAAGTCGGTATGTGTTCTGTTTGCTTCCACCTCTCTGCTGAACCCGTCTGTGACATTTGTCGATCGCCCAGCCGCGATTCCTCGACTCTCTGCGTTGTGAGTGACTCCCGCGATGTCATTGCCCTAGAAAGAACCCGCGAGTATCCAGGCAAATACCATGTCCTCGGTGGTTTGATCTCACCGATGGATGGCATTGGTCCCGACCAACTCAACATTACTCCCCTGGTGCGTCGTGTCAGCCAGCAAAGTATCAAGGAAGTGATCATGGCGATTAGTCCCAGCGTTGAAGGCGAAACCACTACGCTGTACGTGGGGCAACTAATTAAACCTTTCACAAAAGTTACCCGCATTGCCTTCGGTCTGCCCATGGGCGGAGACTTGGAATACGCCGACGAAGTAACCTTAGCCCGCGCCTTAGAGGGTCGCCGGGAAATCTAG
- the fetB gene encoding iron export ABC transporter permease subunit FetB — protein sequence MAGIEIDGVQLAGALGLMVLAIALSTWQKLGLEGSLAIATGRSILQLLVVGYLLEAVFAFRNPFFVLVAIGVMLSIATVVARNQISKKIPYLMPIVGGALLLSTALTVGYVNWLVLRPNPWYEPQNLIPLMGILLGNTMNAAAIAGDRLVSILNSSQVEIETHLSLGATPQQATTQYRRDAIKAGLIPTINTMLVVGVVTLPGVFTGQLLGGASPLVAAGYQILILFMMAIGTLVATILVVGGVNRQFFRRGQLVRY from the coding sequence ATGGCAGGAATTGAAATTGATGGGGTTCAGTTAGCCGGGGCACTAGGATTGATGGTGTTGGCGATCGCGCTCTCTACATGGCAGAAGCTAGGACTGGAAGGAAGTTTAGCGATCGCCACAGGTCGCAGTATTCTTCAGCTTTTGGTAGTAGGTTATTTGCTTGAGGCAGTGTTTGCCTTCCGCAATCCTTTTTTTGTATTGGTGGCGATCGGAGTGATGCTATCTATTGCCACAGTGGTTGCCCGAAATCAGATTAGTAAAAAAATTCCTTATCTAATGCCCATTGTTGGCGGAGCGCTTTTGCTAAGTACGGCTTTGACTGTGGGATACGTTAACTGGCTGGTTTTGCGCCCCAATCCTTGGTACGAGCCACAGAATTTGATTCCGTTGATGGGCATTTTGTTGGGAAATACCATGAATGCAGCAGCGATCGCGGGCGATCGATTGGTCAGTATTCTCAATAGCAGCCAGGTAGAAATTGAGACGCACTTGAGTTTAGGGGCAACACCTCAACAAGCAACAACGCAGTACCGCCGGGATGCGATCAAGGCAGGATTGATCCCGACGATCAATACGATGCTGGTGGTGGGAGTAGTGACGTTACCAGGGGTTTTTACAGGGCAGTTGCTAGGAGGAGCGAGTCCTTTAGTGGCGGCAGGGTATCAGATTTTGATTTTATTTATGATGGCGATCGGGACTTTGGTCGCGACAATTTTGGTGGTGGGTGGTGTAAATCGGCAGTTTTTTAGAAGAGGACAGTTAGTACGGTACTAG
- a CDS encoding carbonic anhydrase — translation MKKLISGLRDFKNSYVSTHLELLDQLSQGQNPTVLFITCSDSRIAPSLMTNTDLGDLFVIRNAGNIIPPFGAANGGEGATIEYAIHVLGIEQIVVCGHSHCGAMSGLLQIGKLEEQMPLVYDWLRHADATRRLVADNYAGHEGEELLEITIAENVLTQIENLKTYPVVRSKMYQGKLHIYGWVYYIETGEVLAYDPETHTYVTPQSQINYEAGSDHPKTNAPPVFCELPVDPDELKTELVLHKPDDSNGSSIGDENGNGVYQSPVEPAWIPPQPANVYRGRPRIKRRGR, via the coding sequence ATGAAAAAGCTCATCAGTGGATTACGAGACTTTAAAAATAGCTACGTTTCCACCCATCTTGAGCTACTCGACCAGCTTTCCCAAGGGCAAAACCCCACCGTTCTTTTCATCACCTGTTCCGACTCCCGCATCGCCCCCTCGTTGATGACCAACACCGACCTAGGAGATTTGTTCGTCATTCGCAATGCAGGCAACATTATTCCACCTTTTGGAGCAGCAAACGGCGGCGAAGGAGCTACGATCGAGTATGCCATTCACGTCTTAGGCATTGAACAAATTGTTGTTTGTGGTCACTCTCACTGCGGTGCCATGAGTGGGCTTTTGCAAATTGGCAAACTAGAAGAGCAAATGCCCCTCGTTTATGATTGGCTACGCCACGCCGATGCTACCCGACGCTTAGTCGCAGATAATTATGCAGGTCATGAGGGCGAGGAGCTACTAGAAATTACCATTGCCGAAAATGTGCTAACGCAAATTGAGAACTTAAAGACCTACCCCGTTGTTCGCTCCAAAATGTATCAAGGCAAGCTCCATATTTACGGCTGGGTTTACTACATTGAAACAGGCGAAGTGCTGGCGTACGACCCTGAAACCCATACTTACGTAACTCCTCAAAGCCAGATAAATTATGAGGCAGGCTCCGACCATCCTAAAACTAATGCTCCTCCGGTTTTTTGTGAGTTGCCAGTTGATCCAGATGAACTTAAAACTGAACTAGTCCTCCATAAACCCGACGACAGTAATGGCAGTAGTATTGGGGATGAGAACGGAAATGGTGTATATCAATCGCCCGTTGAACCCGCTTGGATCCCCCCCCAACCAGCCAACGTTTATCGGGGTAGACCCAGAATTAAGCGTCGAGGGCGGTAG
- a CDS encoding DUF433 domain-containing protein encodes MIYQNFITIESDKRGGKPCVRGLRITVYEVLEYLASEMTEAEILDDFPDLTREDLKACIAYAADCERRLMISPLSA; translated from the coding sequence ATGATCTACCAAAACTTCATCACAATTGAATCTGATAAACGGGGTGGGAAGCCCTGTGTACGTGGTTTAAGAATTACAGTTTATGAAGTGCTTGAGTACTTGGCTTCCGAGATGACTGAAGCAGAAATTCTTGACGATTTTCCCGATCTGACGCGAGAAGACTTAAAAGCCTGTATTGCTTACGCTGCTGACTGTGAGCGTCGGTTAATGATTTCTCCATTATCTGCATGA
- a CDS encoding isochorismate lyase gives MKIPNQCENMADIRAEIDRLDRQVVALLGQRFAYVKAASQFKTSETTVKAPERFHAMLKQRRVWAEEEGLNADAIEKMYRDLVNHFIDEEMKYWKQSKIE, from the coding sequence ATGAAGATACCTAATCAATGTGAAAACATGGCGGATATTCGAGCCGAAATTGATCGGTTAGATCGTCAAGTTGTTGCTCTACTTGGTCAGCGTTTCGCATACGTCAAAGCTGCCTCCCAATTCAAGACGAGTGAAACTACCGTTAAAGCACCTGAACGCTTTCATGCAATGTTGAAGCAGCGTCGAGTCTGGGCAGAAGAGGAAGGATTAAATGCAGATGCAATTGAAAAAATGTATCGGGATTTAGTTAATCACTTTATTGATGAGGAAATGAAGTACTGGAAGCAATCCAAAATTGAGTAG
- a CDS encoding asparaginase has translation MTRGKRTAELKVHLLREGIVESTHLVQAVVSDDRGRTLTTAGSAETACFVRSALKPFQALAVTSSGTLERFGLTDRDLAIICSSHQGNVEQARQAFNILWRCDIDPSALQCPTPAGKASPLQYNCSGKHAGMLAVCQQRNFPLSSYLQRNHPVQQLILGKVAELLRMPPDEFISAHDDCGAPTYYMQLGQMATLYAQLSSGNSLDMERIVRAMTHHPSMVAGEGQFDTELMRLAEGELVSKSGAEGIQCIGRVGEGLGLAIKVADGAKRAKYAVAIHLLKQMGWITPAIAEVLTETYMTLGKFNRLEVIGELSMA, from the coding sequence ATGACTAGGGGAAAACGCACCGCAGAATTAAAAGTTCACTTGCTCCGAGAAGGCATCGTCGAATCGACCCATCTCGTTCAAGCCGTAGTATCAGACGATCGAGGGCGCACTCTCACCACAGCGGGCAGTGCCGAAACTGCTTGCTTCGTCCGCTCAGCCCTTAAGCCGTTTCAAGCTTTGGCAGTGACAAGCAGTGGAACATTAGAACGGTTTGGGCTAACCGATCGGGATTTGGCAATCATTTGTAGCTCTCACCAAGGCAATGTTGAGCAAGCTAGACAAGCATTCAATATTCTGTGGCGATGTGATATTGATCCATCGGCGTTGCAGTGCCCTACGCCCGCAGGTAAGGCAAGTCCACTTCAGTACAATTGCTCCGGTAAACACGCTGGAATGCTAGCAGTTTGTCAGCAACGTAACTTTCCCCTTAGCAGTTACCTTCAGCGGAACCATCCGGTGCAGCAACTAATTTTAGGCAAGGTTGCAGAGCTTTTGCGAATGCCGCCCGACGAGTTTATCTCAGCACATGATGATTGTGGCGCACCTACTTACTATATGCAGTTAGGTCAAATGGCGACCTTATATGCTCAACTTTCTTCGGGCAATAGCTTAGATATGGAGCGAATTGTGCGAGCCATGACTCATCATCCGAGTATGGTTGCCGGTGAAGGACAGTTCGATACAGAGCTAATGCGGCTGGCTGAGGGTGAACTGGTCAGCAAGTCTGGTGCAGAGGGGATTCAGTGCATTGGGCGTGTGGGTGAAGGCTTGGGGCTGGCAATTAAGGTGGCAGATGGAGCCAAGCGGGCAAAGTATGCGGTGGCAATTCATCTGCTGAAACAAATGGGATGGATTACGCCGGCGATCGCTGAAGTTCTGACAGAAACCTATATGACCTTAGGAAAATTCAATCGCCTGGAAGTCATCGGTGAACTGTCAATGGCTTAG